The following coding sequences are from one Ochotona princeps isolate mOchPri1 chromosome 8, mOchPri1.hap1, whole genome shotgun sequence window:
- the KCNF1 gene encoding potassium voltage-gated channel subfamily F member 1 — MDGSGERSLPEPGSQDSAAAGGDMEIVVNVGGVRQVLYGDLLSQYPETRLAELVNCLAGGYDTIFSLCDDYDPGKREFYFDRDPDAFKCVIEVYYFGEVHMKKGICPICFKSEMDFWKVDLRFLDDCCKSHLSERREELEEIARRVRLILDDLGVDAAEGRWRGCQKRVWKFLEKPESSRPARVVAVLSFLLILVSSVVMCVGTIPELQVLDPDGNRVEHPTLENVETACIGWFTLEYLLRLFSSPNKLHFVLSFMNIVDVLAILPFYVSLTLTHLGARMMELTNVQQAVQALRIMRIARIFKLARHSSGLQTLTYALKRSFKELGLLLMYLAVGIFVFSALGYTMEQSHPETLFKSIPQSFWWAIITMTTVGYGDIYPKTTLGKLNAAISFLCGVIAIALPIHPIINNFVRYYNKQRVLETAAKHELELMELNSSSAAAASEGKAGGHRSDLDIPAPPEPAGKEGPSWGSRLKLSHSDTFIPLLTEEKHHRTRLQSCK, encoded by the coding sequence ATGGATGGGTCCGGAGAGCGCAGCCTCCCAGAGCCGGGCAGCCAGGActcggcggcggcgggcggcgaCATGGAGATCGTGGTCAACGTGGGGGGCGTGCGACAGGTGCTGTACGGAGATCTGCTCAGCCAGTACCCCGAGACGCGGCTGGCCGAGCTGGTGAACTGCTTGGCTGGCGGCTACGACACCATCTTCTCGCTGTGCGACGACTACGACCCCGGCAAGCGCGAGTTCTACTTTGACCGGGACCCGGACGCGTTCAAGTGCGTCATCGAGGTCTACTACTTCGGGGAGGTGCACATGAAGAAGGGCATCTGCCCCATCTGCTTCAAGAGCGAGATGGACTTCTGGAAGGTGGACCTGCGCTTCCTGGACGACTGCTGCAAGAGCCACCTGAGCGAGCGGCGTGAGGAGCTGGAGGAGATCGCGCGCCGCGTGCGCCTCATCTTGGACGACCTGGGTGTGGACGCGGCCGAGGGCCGCTGGCGCGGCTGCCAGAAGCGTGTGTGGAAATTCCTGGAGAAGCCTGAGTCGTCGCGGCCAGCGCGGGTGGTGGCCGTGCTATCCTTCTTGCTCATTCTCGTGTCGTCAGTGGTCATGTGCGTGGGCACCATCCCTGAACTGCAGGTGCTTGACCCCGATGGCAACCGCGTGGAGCACCCCACGCTGGAGAACGTGGAGACAGCGtgcatcggctggttcactctcgaGTACCTGCTGCGCCTCTTCTCGTCACCCAACAAGCTGCACTTTGTGCTGTCCTTCATGAACATCGTGGACGTGCTGGCCATCCTGCCCTTCTATGTGAGCCTCACCCTCACGCACCTCGGCGCGCGCATGATGGAGCTCACCAACGTGCAGCAGGCGGTGCAGGCGCTGCGTATCATGCGCATCGCCCGCATCTTCAAGCTGGCGCGCCACTCCTCGGGCCTGCAGACCCTCACCTATGCACTCAAGCGCAGCTtcaaggagctggggctgctgctcaTGTACCTGGCCGTGGGCATCTTCGTGTTCTCGGCGCTGGGCTACACCATGGAGCAGAGCCACCCGGAGACGCTGTTCAAGAGCATCCCCCAGTCCTTCTGGTGGGCCATCATCACCATGACCACCGTGGGCTACGGGGACATCTACCCCAAGACCACGTTAGGCAAGCTCAATGCTGCCATCAGCTTCCTATGTGGCGTCATCGCCATCGCGCTGCCCATTCATCCCATCATCAATAATTTCGTCCGCTACTACAACAAGCAGCGCGTCCTGGAGACAGCGGCCAAGCACGAGCTGGAGCTCATGGAGCTCAACTCCAGTAGTGCAGCTGCGGCGTCTGAAGGCAAGGCAGGCGGCCACCGCAGCGACCTGGACATCCCAGCCCCGCCGGAGCCCGCCGGGAAGGAGGGGCCAAGCTGGGGCAGCCGCCTGAAACTCTCACACAGCGATACCTTCATCCCCCTCCTGACGGAGGAGAAGCACCACAGGACCCGGTTGCAGAGCTGCAAGTGA